The Pelorhabdus rhamnosifermentans genome includes a window with the following:
- a CDS encoding outer membrane protein assembly factor BamB family protein, with protein sequence MNNLELIRFNLMNNAIKFGEGVGPQGNPWRWGIDTREILLHPKILSAASRLIWERIKKYNPTIVAGIELAAVPLLIGIAHEAYKDGNDNLRSVIVRKEPKKYGRLRTLEGTLPKVGDRIVVVDDIVSAGQSIMKAVQILKNTPGEIVAVAALLNFKRKGEIFINSIGIPFEFIYDLVDMGMKYRDTWKNDLDFPLKWKSKVNNTSRRMIEGGPLIYKNRIYVPTDRWTFMILDLNGNIIKEFPLVEDKWKKGSRSVPIIYNEKVYFGAYGGGLYIYDIANDTLKNAGVPSLVRIHSNPIVIDNKIIVTDETNEKPGGGIFCIDVDTLKTIWNIRAENYVVSTPTYIKEIDAVVFGANDYRIYCINVTNGKVLWQLYTGGEVKGNIAYEAGKCYAGSFNGYIYCLHAKDGSLVWKRKIGHRIFFNPIISNDHILVASDSHKFFALNKHTGDIVWISSFKRWSQGEAVLYQDMVFVGSADSYVYALEQNTGKIKWRYKTGDEVGCSLVIADDCLYVTSWDGYLYCFDLKNEERNSECQPRSDFRKELSNEIC encoded by the coding sequence ATGAATAATTTAGAATTGATACGGTTTAATCTTATGAATAACGCAATTAAGTTTGGCGAAGGAGTCGGACCCCAAGGAAACCCTTGGCGATGGGGTATTGATACTAGAGAAATATTATTGCATCCTAAAATATTATCAGCAGCAAGTCGATTAATTTGGGAACGAATAAAGAAATACAATCCAACCATTGTCGCAGGAATTGAATTGGCAGCAGTTCCATTGTTAATTGGAATTGCTCATGAAGCGTATAAAGATGGTAATGATAATCTGCGATCAGTGATTGTGCGAAAAGAGCCTAAAAAATATGGTCGTTTGAGGACTCTAGAAGGTACATTGCCTAAAGTTGGGGATAGAATTGTTGTAGTAGACGACATCGTTAGTGCAGGACAATCTATTATGAAAGCAGTACAGATTTTAAAAAATACACCTGGAGAAATTGTTGCTGTTGCAGCCTTGCTTAATTTTAAGCGTAAAGGTGAGATTTTTATCAATTCCATCGGCATTCCATTTGAGTTCATATATGATTTGGTTGACATGGGAATGAAATATAGAGATACATGGAAAAACGACTTAGATTTTCCACTTAAGTGGAAATCAAAAGTAAATAATACGAGTAGAAGAATGATTGAAGGGGGTCCATTAATTTATAAAAATAGAATTTATGTCCCAACAGACAGATGGACTTTTATGATATTAGATTTGAATGGAAATATTATTAAAGAATTTCCACTAGTCGAAGACAAATGGAAAAAAGGTAGTCGATCTGTTCCAATCATCTATAATGAAAAAGTCTACTTTGGTGCTTATGGTGGAGGCTTATATATCTATGATATAGCTAACGATACTTTGAAAAACGCAGGCGTTCCTTCTCTAGTAAGAATACATAGTAATCCAATTGTGATTGATAATAAAATCATTGTAACTGATGAAACTAATGAAAAGCCAGGGGGCGGTATCTTCTGTATAGATGTTGATACATTAAAAACAATATGGAATATAAGAGCAGAGAACTATGTAGTTTCTACACCAACATACATAAAAGAAATTGATGCAGTTGTTTTTGGAGCTAACGATTATAGAATTTATTGCATTAACGTAACAAACGGCAAGGTCCTTTGGCAATTATATACAGGTGGCGAAGTTAAGGGAAATATTGCTTATGAAGCGGGCAAGTGTTATGCAGGTTCATTTAATGGATATATTTATTGTTTACATGCTAAAGATGGTTCATTGGTATGGAAAAGAAAAATCGGACATAGAATTTTCTTTAATCCAATTATCTCGAATGATCATATATTAGTTGCCTCAGATTCACATAAATTTTTTGCTTTAAATAAACATACTGGTGATATCGTATGGATATCATCATTTAAGAGATGGAGTCAAGGCGAAGCTGTTCTATATCAAGATATGGTTTTTGTTGGTTCTGCTGACAGTTATGTGTATGCATTGGAGCAGAATACTGGAAAGATAAAATGGAGATATAAAACTGGAGATGAGGTTGGTTGTTCCTTAGTTATTGCAGATGATTGTTTATATGTAACTTCATGGGATGGATATTTATATTGTTTTGATTTGAAAAATGAGGAACGCAATTCTGAGTGTCAACCTAGAAGCGATTTCAGAAAGGAACTTTCAAATGAAATTTGTTAA
- a CDS encoding AMMECR1 domain-containing protein: MKFVNNSQYPKLARRSLEYFLKTGEDIELPPDFNDKGIQAAVFVSIKKNGKNRGCIGTIYPKKSNIGLEIIYCAIRAGTQDPRFWAINLEELENLSFSVDVLSIPEKNVKICDLDPNEYGITVYNDKKRGIILPRLEGISTIEKQLKIVKSKAKMYDDETFTINRFTTVRHIEKGTE, from the coding sequence ATGAAATTTGTTAATAATAGTCAATATCCTAAGTTAGCAAGACGATCTTTAGAATATTTCTTAAAAACGGGAGAAGATATAGAATTACCGCCTGATTTTAACGATAAAGGTATACAAGCTGCAGTCTTTGTTTCTATAAAGAAAAATGGGAAAAACCGAGGATGTATAGGTACAATTTATCCTAAAAAATCCAATATAGGGTTAGAGATTATTTACTGTGCAATTCGAGCTGGTACTCAAGACCCTAGATTTTGGGCTATTAATTTGGAAGAATTAGAAAATCTTAGTTTTTCAGTAGATGTACTTTCAATACCCGAAAAAAATGTTAAGATATGTGACTTGGATCCAAATGAGTATGGAATTACAGTTTACAATGATAAAAAACGAGGTATCATTTTACCTAGGTTGGAAGGAATAAGCACCATTGAAAAGCAATTAAAAATTGTTAAATCAAAAGCGAAAATGTACGATGATGAAACTTTTACAATTAACAGATTTACTACAGTTCGCCATATAGAAAAAGGCACAGAGTAA